A window of Cetobacterium sp. ZOR0034 genomic DNA:
ATCTAATTTTTTCTTATCAGTTTCTCCATGTAATTTAGGAGCGTAAACCAAGTTTTCATATATCGATTTAGGGAAAGGATTAGGCTTTTGGAAAACCATTCCAACTTTTTTTCTAAGTTCAACAATATCAAATTGTTTATCAAATACATTTTGATCGTCTAAAAGTATTTCACCTTCATATTTAACTCCAGTTATTAAATCGTTCATTCTATTTATAGATCTTAAGAAAGTCGACTTTCCACAACCAGATGGACCGATTAAGGCAGTAACTTTATTTTTTAATATATCCATACTGATACCTTTTAAGGCTTTAAAATCACCGTAGTAAAAGTTGAAATCTTTAACAGATATTCTAACATCTTGTTTCATATTATATATTCCTCCAAATTAAATGAGATTATTATTTTTCAAATTTATTTCTAATATATGCACCAATAAGATTGAATCCAACAGTTATAAATACAAGGATAAATAGAGTTCCGTGCATATTGCTTTGAGGCATATTTGGAACTTGTGTAGATATAACATATAGGTGATATGGTAATGCCATAACCTGATCAAATATTGATTGAGGCAGGAATGGTAGATAGAATGCAGCAGCAGTAAATAGTATAGGTGCTGTTTCTCCAGCAGCTCTAGATATACTTAGAATAACTCCAGTTGAGATTCCAGGAAGTGCTGCAGGGATAACAATTTTAGAAACAGTTTCCCATTTTGTTGCTCCAAGAGCAAGAGATGCTTCTCTTAAACTGTTAGGAACAGCTAGTAGTGATTCTCTAGTTGCAGTAATGATAACTGGTAAACACATTATACCAAGTGTTAGCGATCCTGATAAGATAGAAACACCTAGTTTGAAATATATTACAAATAGTGACATTCCGAAAAGTCCATATATGATACTTGGAATTCCAGCTAAGTTTATTATAGTTAAGTTGATTAATCTTGTTAAAAGATTTTCTTTGGCGTACTCAACAAGGTAAACACCGGTAAAAATTCCGAAAGGAACAGAAACTGCTATAGTTCCTAGCGTTAAATAGATTGTTCCGACGATAGCTGGGAAGATTCCACCTGCTCTCATTCCTCTTCTAGGAACTTCAGTTAAGAATTCCCAAGTGATGGCAGGAACACCTTTGTAAATTATATAACCTAATATTAGAAAGATAGGTACAACAGCAAATAAAGCAACAGACTTAATTAACAGTTCGATAAATGTACCGCTTTTTCCTTTTAAAATATTCATTTTTTACTCCTCCTATTTACCCATTAACTTTCTTGATTTACGGATATATTTATCAGCGATACTGTTTGTTAAGAAACTGATGGCAAATAAAACTAACCCAATAGCAAATAAAGCATGGTAGTGTTTACTTCCTTGAACAACTTCTCCCATTTCAGCAGCTATTGTAGCTGTTAGTGTTCTTACAGGAGAAAGTGGTGTTGTTGCCATTATTGGTGCATTTCCTGTAATCATAAGAACAGCCATTGTTTCACCAATAATTCTTCCGAATCCCAACATTATACCAGCGAATATTCCTGGGAAAGCCGCAGGTAAAAGAACTTTGAAAACAGTTTCAAGTTTGTTTGCACCAAGAGCAAGAGAAGCCTCTCTATATGATTTATCTAAAGCGTTTAATGCATCGTCTGATAAACTTACTATAGTAGGGATAGCCATAAATGAAAGCATTATTCCACCTGTTAAAGCATTTAATCCACTAGGTAAACCAAAAGTTGTTTTTACAAATCCTGAAAGAACATAAAGTCCTAAATAACCAAGAACAACCGATGGTAGAGCTGACATTGTTTCTATAATAATTTTTAATGTTTTTTTTGTTTTTTTACTAGCAAACTCTGATAGATATATAGTTGTAGTTATTCCTATAGGAACAGAGATTCCTAAAGCAACTACTGTTACCCAAAATGATCCAACTAATAAAGGTAAAAGACCGTATTTTCCAGAAAGAGAGATCCATTCAGTTCCAGTGAAGAATTTTGAGATTGGATATTCTTTAAAGAAAGATAAACTATTTACTAAAATAAAGATGAAAATAAGTATAACGATTAGAATATTAAAGATTCCAACAACTGAGTGAACACCACTCATCACTGAGTCTTTAATCTTTCTTATACTATGCATGATAACCTCCTAAGCCTATGTTAAAAAATTAAAAAAATTTTAAACTGTTTTTAAACAAAAATTTAAATTCACTATGAATATAATATATCTTACTTGTTAAAATAGAATTAATAGCATGTAAAAAAACTGTAAAATATTTTTTACAGTTTTTTTACATTAATTTTAAACTAGATTAACATAGATGTTCTATACTAGTTTTGAGAATAAAAAAAGGAAATAAAATTTAAGATAAAATTTAGGAGGAGTTTAGAGAATGAAAATGAAAAAGTTTTTTCTAATGGGATTAATGGCAATGATGGGAACAACAGCTTTAGCATCAAAAGTTATTCAAGTAAAAGGGTCAGATACAATAGTTAATGTATCTCAATACATCGCAGAAGAGTACATGGGGAAAAATAAAGATGCGAGAATAGCTGTAACTGGTGGAGGTTCAGGTGTAGGAATTTCATCTTTAATCAACGGAACTGCAGATATCGGAATGGCATCAAGAAACATAAAAGCACAAGAGTTAAAAACAGCAGAAGATAAAGGTTTAAAAATTAAAGAGGTTGTTTTAGGATACGATGGAATAACAGTAATTGTAAACGAAAATAACAAATTAGATAATGTTAACCACCTAGATTTAGCAAAAATATTCAGAGGAGAGATCACTAACTGGAAAGAGTTAGGAGGAGACGACGCAGCGATTGTTGTTTTATCAAGAGACTCATCATCAGGAACTCATGAATTTTTCAAAGAGCATATTGTAAGAGAAGAGAATACTAAGAAAGATGCAGAGTATGGAAGAAACACTTTATACATGCCATCAAATGAAGCTATAAAGCAAGAAGCTAAAAATAATAAATATGCAATTGGATATATTGGAATGGGATATATGGACAAATCTGTTAAAAGTTTAAAAGTTGACGCTATCGAGCCAAACGTACAAAACGTAGCAGATAAAAAATACCCGATCGCTAGAGAGATCTATTGGTATGTTATAGATACAGATAACAAAGATGTAAAAGGATTAGTTGATTTTGCATTATCAGCAGATGGACAAAGAGTAGTTTCAGACGAAGGATTTGTTCCAGCAAAATAGCATTATATAGGTGTCCTAATTTAAATGGGACGCCTTTTTTATATTTGTGATATAATAATAAAAAACAGATGGGAGAGATGAGATGAAGGTACTAGTAGTTGAAGATGATTTAGAAATACAAGCGTTAATAAATTACTATTTTACAAAAGAGGGGTATAAAGTAACTGTAGCTTCTGATGGATTAGAAGGGCTAAAGTATTTGAAAAAGGATAAGCACGAATTAATCATCTTAGATTTAATGTTACCTAATTTAGATGGAATAAATTTTACTAAAATTGTTAAAGAGATGGAAGATGAGTATGGAACACCATATATTGTAATGTTAACAGCAAAAACAGAAGTTGAAGATGTACTTAAAGGACTTGAAATAGGTGCAGATGATTATATGAAAAAACCTTTTGACCCAAGAGAGTTATTGTTAAGAGGTAAAAAATTACTTAATCAACAGGAGAAAAATAAAAAAATAAGAAATAGATTCTTAGAATTAGAGATAGATGAAGATAAACATTTAGTTACAAATAGTGGAGAGGAAGTTGAACTTTCTAAAAAAGAGTATGACTTGCTTCTGCTTTTAGTAAAAAATAAAGGGATAGTTGTCAGTAGAGAAAAAATATTGGATAAAGTTTGGGGAAGTAATTACTATTCAGGAGATAGAACAGTAGATGTGTATATTTCTAAATTGAGAGAAAAAATACCATTTTTAACTGAGTGTATAAAAACAGTAAAAGGAGTTGGGTACAGATTAGAAGAAAAGAGATAATTGCTCTTTTTTTTATAGTGATGATAGAGATAATATTTATAACGACAAATATATCTTTTTTATCAGCCTTATATAAAGATGGAGCAAAGAATAGTTTAAAAGAAAATGTATTTATCATATCTAACTTAATAAAAGAGTATGAAAAAGAGGACTATCAACAAATATTCGAGAATTCAGATATGAGATTTAATATAATCGCTTTAGATGGAAAAGTGATTTATGATTCAAGAAAGTATAATGAAGAGGAAAAACTAGAAAATCACGGAAATAGAAAAGAAGTTTTAGAGGTCAGAGACACAGGAACAGGATTTGATATTAGAAAAAGCACTATTTCAGATGAAACCATGGCATATTATGCTGTAAAAAGAGTTAATAGAGAGGGAGAAAGAGTTGTAGTTAGAGTTTCTAAAAACTATGGAGAAACTTTAAGAATGCTAAGACTTATTCTTGTAGCAGAATTGCTATTCTTTACTTTTTTAAATTTTATAATACATGCTTTTTATAAAAATTATTTAAAAAGAGATTTGTATAAAAAGATAGAAGTTATTGAAGATTTTTTGAAAGAAAAAGGAAATGGTGAAAATCTATACTTTGAAAAAGATCCATGGATATTAAATCTTTGGGATGTTGTACAAAAATGGCAAAAACAAAATTTAGAAAATATAATTAATTTGAATAGAGAAAAAAGAATTCTTCATCAAATTATAACATCGATAGATTCTTCAATTTGTCTATTTGATGAAAAATTACAGCTGATAATAAAAAATAGTAAATTTAACTATCTTTATGAGAAGGATAAAATCAATTATTTAAATTTAATTAAAGATTTAGAGATAATAGAGGTAGTAAAAAAAGCTATAAATGAAAAGCAGAATCAAAAAGCTGAAGTTTATATATTGAGATTAAAGAGATATTTTAGTGTCAATGTAAAATATTTAGATCAAGATCAAAGGTATCTTTTATCAGTTAAGGATATAACTGCAACTAAAGGAATGATTGAAGTTCAAAAAACATTTATAAGTAATGTAAGTCACGAGTTGAAAACACCTTTAACAAATATAAAAGGTTATGTAATTGCTTTAGAAGATGCTCCAGAGCCGTTGAAAATACAGTTTATAAAAACTATAAAAAATAATATAGATAAACTAGAGAATATAATTATAGATTTTTTAAATATAAGTAAAATTGAAAGTTCAAATATAGTTAATGTGGAAAAGGTACCTGTAAGTAGATTAAAATCAGAGTTGCAAGCTGTATTGAACGAAAGAATAAAAACGAGTGAAGCGAGTATAACTTATAATTTAAATCTTTTGAACAAGGATGAAGAATTGAAAATTGATTTTGAAAAAGTATTAACAATTCTTAAAAATCTAGTTGAAAATGCTATAATTTACAGAGGTACAAGAGTTCCTGAAATAGAGATATCTATAATAGAAACGAAAAGTAGATATAAAATAGGTGTAAAAGATAATGGTGTTGGAATAGGTCCAGAAGAGGTTGAGAAAGTATTCGAGAGGTTCTATAGAGTTGATAAAGCTAGAACAAGTAATAAAGCTGGAACTGGATTAGGACTTTCAATTGTAAAAGAGTTGGTAGAAAGATGTGGCGGAAAAATAGATGTAATTTCTAAAGAAGGAAAAGGGACTATTTTTATTTTTACGATCCTTAAATAGGAATTTACAAATCTAAAGGGATATGCTATAGTAAATTAGAACAAAACAACCAAAAAAAGGGGGATAAAATGGCTAAGTTAAGAAGTGTAGTAGTAGCACATGCAGCACAAATGAGTCAACAAATAGGAGGAGCTGTAGATATTTTTGGCTCTTTTGATAATATAATTCAACCGTTATTTCCTCATCCAATGATGAGATTATCAATTGTTTTAACATTTGAGGAAATTACAAAACCTACAGTATTTGAAGTAAGATTAAATGGACCTGATGATGATCTTATCTCTAGAGGGGAGTTAACTCCTATGGTAGATCCTTTAGGTGTAGGGAAAAAAATTGTGGATATTGACAAGTTTTTAGTGAAGACTAGAGGAAGATATACAATAGATGTATTTGAAAAAGAAGGCGAAGAGTTAAAGTTTATAAAAACAGAAACTTTATTTATTGCAGAATACCCACCTCAAAGAAGATTCTCAGAAGAGCAAGTTGAAGAGATTGCAAAAAATGATGAATTAATTAGAAGTGTAAAAACTGAGTTTAAACCATTTGGATTTGAAAATCCTATAAAATTACAACATAACTTGCTAAAAGATGCGCCTATTGAAGAAGGATTCTTAGCAATTCCTGAAAGCGATAAACTAGAAATAGAAGGGCAAGAGATTGATTTAACAGGAGTTAGAAGACAAATTGAATGGATGTTTGGAAATCCTATTCCAAAAGAGGAAGCTGCACCTGAAACAAATGAGTCTGAAGAAAAATAGTTGATTAGAGCTGCTTTTGAAGCAGCTTTTTTTATTTTTTTCAAAAAAGTATTTGACATAGGATAAAAAGTATGGTACTATTTCTATGTACGGAAGGTTACCCTAACTGGTAAGGAACCGGTCTTGAAAACCGGCGTCGCAAGACTTCAGAGTTCGAGTCTCTGACCTTCCGCCATAAAGGATGGTGAAGTGGCAGAGTGGCCTAATGCACTCCCCTGCTAAGGGAGAGTACGGTTAATCCCGTACCGTGAGTTCAAATCTCACCTTCACCGCCATTATAAAGATAATTTGAAGGTAGAGTAACTACCTTTTTTTTATAACTAAAATGTGCATCCGTGGCTCAATTGGATAGAGCACCTGACTACGGATCAGGGGGTTAGGGGTTCGATTCCTCTCGGGTGCGCCATAAAAAGTAAAATTAAAAGACAGCAAAAGCTGTCTTTTTTGTTTTTCTACTATTATTATATATCTATTTTCTATAAGCGTTTCCAGCTAATCCAACAGCAATTTTAGCAGCAGTAAGTTTTTCTCTGGCAATAGCTCTAGCTTTAGTAGCGCCTTTAGCTAATACTTCTTCTACATATTCCATATTATTAGCTAACTCTTCTCTTTTCTCTCTAGCTTCTTTAAAGTATTCAAGAATAGCATTTAAAAGTTCAGTTTTAGCATGACCATAACCGTAGTTTCCAGCTACAAACTTAGCTTTCATCTCTTCGACTTGCTCTTTTGTAGCGAATAATTCATAAAGTTTAACAATGTTGTTATCTGGATTTTTAGGCTCTTCTAAAGGTGTAGAATCAGTAACAATACTCATAACTTGCTTTTTAAGTTCTTTTTTAGAAGCAAACATGTTAATTGTATTACCATAAGATTTGCTCATTTTCTGTCCGTCAGTTCCAGGAATAACAGCTAAACTTTCTAAAATTTGTGGTTCAGGAAGTTTAAATAGTTCAACCTCATATTGTTGATTGAATTTTATAGCTATATCTCTAGCCATTTCTAAATGTTGTTTTTGATCTTTACCAACAGGAACAACATCAGCATCATATAGTAAAATATCTGAAGCCATAAGAACAGGATAAGTTAAAAGTCCTGTGTTTGGAGTGAATCCTTTCGCTACTTTATCTTTGTAAGAGTGACCTCTTTCTAAAAGTCCAACAGGAGTGATATTAGATAATAACCACATCAATTCAACATGCTCAGGAACATCTGATTGTAAGAAAATTGTTGATTTTTCAGGATCAAGTCCTAGAGCTAAATAATCTAATACAATGTTGTAAGAATTTTCTCTTAAAGATTTTGGGTCAGTAAGAGATGTTAGTGAATGGTAATCGGCTATAAAATAAAACCCTTCAAATTTCTCTTGGTTTTCTATAAATTGTTTCATGGCACCAAAATAATTACCTAAGTGTAAAATTCCACTTGGTTGGATACCAGATATACTTCTTTTCATAAGCACTCCTTTAAATTTTAATATATTTTTATACTTTTAAGTTTACATTATTTTTATAAAATTATCAATAACAGCAGGAAAAATCTTGTTAAACTACGAAAAATTAAATATAATTAAAAAAAAGATGGTGAGGTGAATTATGGAAAAAAATATATGTAGTTTCAGAGAAATGATAAAAGAGAAGAGAATGATTGATTCAATGCTTGCATTACTTCAGTGGGATTTGGAGACACAAACACCAAGAGGTGGTTATAAATTACTCTCTGAAATGATAGGAGAATTAAGTTTAAAAAGTTATAATTTAACTACATCAGAAAAATTTTTAAAAATTATCCAAAAGCTAAAAAAGGGTGAGGATAAATTAGATGAAGTGATTAAAAAAGAGATAGAGCTGTTAGAGGAAGAGATTTCTAAAATAAAAGTAATACCTCCAGAAGAATATAAAGCCTACTCGGAGCTTACAGCTAAAGCTCAAGGGATTTGGGAGATTGCTCGTGAAAAAAATGATTTTGAAAGTTTCGCACCTGTGTTAGAACAGATTTTTAATTATAATAAAAAGTTGATTGAATACAGAGGTGAAAAGGGTGATGTCTATTCAACTATTTTAAATGATTATGAAAAGGGAATGGATGCAAAAAAATTAGATGTATTTTTTAAAGAGTTGAAAAAAGAGATTGTTCCTCTTTTAAAAGAGATAAAAGAAAAAGATCGAAATTTTTCAGATAAATTAAATTTTAAAGTTGGAAAAATAGAACAAAAGAAGTTTTCAAAGGAGATTTTAAAGTATATTGGTTTTGATTTAGATAGAGGTGTATTGTCAGAAAGTGCCCATCCTTTTACTTTAACAGTTGATAAAAATGATGTAAGATTGACAACGAGATATTTTGAAGAGTTACCTTTTTCGAGTATTTATAGCACTATTCATGAAGGTGGACATGGGATATATGAGCAAAATATAGCCGATGATATTAAGGATACATTGTTGGCAGATGGAGCTTCGATGGGTATTCATGAATCACAATCAAGATTTTATGAAAATGTGATTGGTAGAAGTAGAGAGTTCTGGTATGGTATTTTAAATAAAAGTAAATCTAAGTATGGTATGTTAGAAAACTTAACTTTAGATGAGATATACAAAGGTGTAAATGAGGTGTCACCATCATTAATAAGAGTAGAAGCGGATGAGTTGACATATTCACTTCATATAATGATAAGGTATGAGATAGAAAAAGGAGTTTTATCAGGAGAGTATTTGATTAAAGATTTGCCAAAGATATGGAATGAGAAAATGAAAGAATATTTAGGAGTGATTCCTAAGAATGATTCTGAAGGAATTCTTCAGGATGTACATTGGTCTTGTGGACTTATAGGGTATTTTCCATCTTACGCCTTGGGGAATGTTTATTCTATTCAAATTTTAAGAGCTATGAAAAAAGAGATTAATATAGAGGGAGCTTTAGAGAGGGGCGAACTTAAAGAGATAAAAAGATGGTTGGAAGAGAAAATTCATAGATATGGAAAATTAAAAACTCCAAAAGAGTTGATGGTTTCAATAACTGGAGAGGAATTAAATCCAGATTATTATATAGAGTATTTAAAAGAAAAATATAGAAAGATTTATGACTAGGAGGGAGATTGAATGAATTATTTTGTAGGGGTAGATATCGGAGGGACAAATAGTAAAATAGGACTATTGAATGCAGAGGGTGACATTCTAAAAAGTTGTAGCATAAAAACAGATTCAATAGAGGGTGTTGATTACACACTTAACAAAATTTGGGAAACTGTTTTAGAGATGGCTGAAGAATTAGATATAAGTAGAGATTTGATAAAAGGAATTGGTATGGGAATACCGGGGCCTGTTATTGATCAAAAAAAAGTTGCTTTTTTTGCTAATTTTCCTTGGGAGAAAAATCTTAACATAAGTGAAAAAATGGAAGATATTTCAGGAATAAAAACAAGACTTGATAATGATGTAAATGTAATAGCTCTTGGTGAAACATTGTACGGTGCAGGAAAAGGATATTCTAAAAGTGTAACAATAGCTCTTGGAACTGGAGTTGGTGGTGGGATATTTGTAGATGGTAAGCTTATTTCTGGAGCGACAGGTGCCGGTGGAGAGATTGGGCATATGAAGTTAGAGAAAGATGGTAAGCTTTGTGGATGTGGTCAAAAAGGGTGCTTTGAAACTTACGCTTCTGCAACAGGTGTGATAAGAGAAACTTTGTCTAGATTGCAAATAAATAAAACAAATGGAGTTTACAAAGCTATTGATGGTGATTTAAATAAATTAGAAGCTAAACATGTGTTTGATGAAGCTAAAAAAGGAGATCAATTTGCACTTGCAATAGTTGATTATGTGGCAGAGTATTTAGCTATGGGAATTGGAAATGTTTTGAATATTATAAACCCAGATGTCATAATTTTATCTGGTGGAGTAGCTTTAGCTGGAGACATATTATTGGATAAAGTAAAAGAAAAACTACCTAATTACGCACTTGCGATAACTGTTGAAAATTTAAAAATTAAATTGGGAGAATTAGGAAATGATGCAGGAATAAAAGGAGCTTCAGCCCTAACAATTTAAAAAATAAATATAAGTTAAGTATTTGTTGACAAAGCTTTATTAAAAGGTTAAAATACTCCTTGCGAAAAAAAATTAATTAAGGAGCTAAAAAAAGAAAATGAATCAAAACAATCATGTAAAAATTGAAGTAGCAGACCCTTCAGCATTAGGACTATTAGGTCTTGCAATTGTTACGTTAGTAGCATCAGCAAATAAGTTTGGAATTGTAAGTGGAGTATCATTAGTAATCCCTTGGGCAATATTCTTAGGAGCTTTTGTTCAGTTAATCGCTTGTTTAAATGATATTAAACATGGAAATGTATTTGGAACTACAGCATTTGGAGGATATGCATTCTTCTGGTTTGGTATGGCAATGAGCTGGATGATACAACTTGGAGTATTTGGAGAGGCTATGAAAGCTGCTGCAGACCCTAAGGCTTTTGGATTTGTATTTTTAGGATATTTAATATTTACATTATACATGACAATTGGATCAGTTGAAACAAACAAAACTTTATTAATAATATTTATATTAATCGATTTCCTATTTATAGGATTAGCAGGATCAGCATTTGGAATTGCTCCTCATGCAATGCACACTT
This region includes:
- the pstA gene encoding phosphate ABC transporter permease PstA, which encodes MNILKGKSGTFIELLIKSVALFAVVPIFLILGYIIYKGVPAITWEFLTEVPRRGMRAGGIFPAIVGTIYLTLGTIAVSVPFGIFTGVYLVEYAKENLLTRLINLTIINLAGIPSIIYGLFGMSLFVIYFKLGVSILSGSLTLGIMCLPVIITATRESLLAVPNSLREASLALGATKWETVSKIVIPAALPGISTGVILSISRAAGETAPILFTAAAFYLPFLPQSIFDQVMALPYHLYVISTQVPNMPQSNMHGTLFILVFITVGFNLIGAYIRNKFEK
- a CDS encoding carboxypeptidase M32, which produces MEKNICSFREMIKEKRMIDSMLALLQWDLETQTPRGGYKLLSEMIGELSLKSYNLTTSEKFLKIIQKLKKGEDKLDEVIKKEIELLEEEISKIKVIPPEEYKAYSELTAKAQGIWEIAREKNDFESFAPVLEQIFNYNKKLIEYRGEKGDVYSTILNDYEKGMDAKKLDVFFKELKKEIVPLLKEIKEKDRNFSDKLNFKVGKIEQKKFSKEILKYIGFDLDRGVLSESAHPFTLTVDKNDVRLTTRYFEELPFSSIYSTIHEGGHGIYEQNIADDIKDTLLADGASMGIHESQSRFYENVIGRSREFWYGILNKSKSKYGMLENLTLDEIYKGVNEVSPSLIRVEADELTYSLHIMIRYEIEKGVLSGEYLIKDLPKIWNEKMKEYLGVIPKNDSEGILQDVHWSCGLIGYFPSYALGNVYSIQILRAMKKEINIEGALERGELKEIKRWLEEKIHRYGKLKTPKELMVSITGEELNPDYYIEYLKEKYRKIYD
- a CDS encoding response regulator transcription factor, yielding MKVLVVEDDLEIQALINYYFTKEGYKVTVASDGLEGLKYLKKDKHELIILDLMLPNLDGINFTKIVKEMEDEYGTPYIVMLTAKTEVEDVLKGLEIGADDYMKKPFDPRELLLRGKKLLNQQEKNKKIRNRFLELEIDEDKHLVTNSGEEVELSKKEYDLLLLLVKNKGIVVSREKILDKVWGSNYYSGDRTVDVYISKLREKIPFLTECIKTVKGVGYRLEEKR
- a CDS encoding ROK family protein, with translation MNYFVGVDIGGTNSKIGLLNAEGDILKSCSIKTDSIEGVDYTLNKIWETVLEMAEELDISRDLIKGIGMGIPGPVIDQKKVAFFANFPWEKNLNISEKMEDISGIKTRLDNDVNVIALGETLYGAGKGYSKSVTIALGTGVGGGIFVDGKLISGATGAGGEIGHMKLEKDGKLCGCGQKGCFETYASATGVIRETLSRLQINKTNGVYKAIDGDLNKLEAKHVFDEAKKGDQFALAIVDYVAEYLAMGIGNVLNIINPDVIILSGGVALAGDILLDKVKEKLPNYALAITVENLKIKLGELGNDAGIKGASALTI
- the trpS gene encoding tryptophan--tRNA ligase; this encodes MKRSISGIQPSGILHLGNYFGAMKQFIENQEKFEGFYFIADYHSLTSLTDPKSLRENSYNIVLDYLALGLDPEKSTIFLQSDVPEHVELMWLLSNITPVGLLERGHSYKDKVAKGFTPNTGLLTYPVLMASDILLYDADVVPVGKDQKQHLEMARDIAIKFNQQYEVELFKLPEPQILESLAVIPGTDGQKMSKSYGNTINMFASKKELKKQVMSIVTDSTPLEEPKNPDNNIVKLYELFATKEQVEEMKAKFVAGNYGYGHAKTELLNAILEYFKEAREKREELANNMEYVEEVLAKGATKARAIAREKLTAAKIAVGLAGNAYRK
- the pstC gene encoding phosphate ABC transporter permease subunit PstC yields the protein MHSIRKIKDSVMSGVHSVVGIFNILIVILIFIFILVNSLSFFKEYPISKFFTGTEWISLSGKYGLLPLLVGSFWVTVVALGISVPIGITTTIYLSEFASKKTKKTLKIIIETMSALPSVVLGYLGLYVLSGFVKTTFGLPSGLNALTGGIMLSFMAIPTIVSLSDDALNALDKSYREASLALGANKLETVFKVLLPAAFPGIFAGIMLGFGRIIGETMAVLMITGNAPIMATTPLSPVRTLTATIAAEMGEVVQGSKHYHALFAIGLVLFAISFLTNSIADKYIRKSRKLMGK
- a CDS encoding PstS family phosphate ABC transporter substrate-binding protein → MKMKKFFLMGLMAMMGTTALASKVIQVKGSDTIVNVSQYIAEEYMGKNKDARIAVTGGGSGVGISSLINGTADIGMASRNIKAQELKTAEDKGLKIKEVVLGYDGITVIVNENNKLDNVNHLDLAKIFRGEITNWKELGGDDAAIVVLSRDSSSGTHEFFKEHIVREENTKKDAEYGRNTLYMPSNEAIKQEAKNNKYAIGYIGMGYMDKSVKSLKVDAIEPNVQNVADKKYPIAREIYWYVIDTDNKDVKGLVDFALSADGQRVVSDEGFVPAK
- a CDS encoding ATP-binding protein; this translates as MIEIIFITTNISFLSALYKDGAKNSLKENVFIISNLIKEYEKEDYQQIFENSDMRFNIIALDGKVIYDSRKYNEEEKLENHGNRKEVLEVRDTGTGFDIRKSTISDETMAYYAVKRVNREGERVVVRVSKNYGETLRMLRLILVAELLFFTFLNFIIHAFYKNYLKRDLYKKIEVIEDFLKEKGNGENLYFEKDPWILNLWDVVQKWQKQNLENIINLNREKRILHQIITSIDSSICLFDEKLQLIIKNSKFNYLYEKDKINYLNLIKDLEIIEVVKKAINEKQNQKAEVYILRLKRYFSVNVKYLDQDQRYLLSVKDITATKGMIEVQKTFISNVSHELKTPLTNIKGYVIALEDAPEPLKIQFIKTIKNNIDKLENIIIDFLNISKIESSNIVNVEKVPVSRLKSELQAVLNERIKTSEASITYNLNLLNKDEELKIDFEKVLTILKNLVENAIIYRGTRVPEIEISIIETKSRYKIGVKDNGVGIGPEEVEKVFERFYRVDKARTSNKAGTGLGLSIVKELVERCGGKIDVISKEGKGTIFIFTILK
- a CDS encoding acetate uptake transporter family protein → MNQNNHVKIEVADPSALGLLGLAIVTLVASANKFGIVSGVSLVIPWAIFLGAFVQLIACLNDIKHGNVFGTTAFGGYAFFWFGMAMSWMIQLGVFGEAMKAAADPKAFGFVFLGYLIFTLYMTIGSVETNKTLLIIFILIDFLFIGLAGSAFGIAPHAMHTLASVAELLIALMSFYGSAANVLNKTFGREFLPLGKPLGIFKK